TATGCTATATTTTGGATTTTATATATTAAATAGTTTTTTCATGCTTTTTTGGATGATAAAAGTTAAATTATAGCTTTGATGTGCACTATGGAATAATTCGAGTTTTTAAATTTGTTTAAAAGATTTTTAAAAGCTTTTTATATTAAAAAATTAAGTTAAACGCTCTTTATACAAAAAATTTATAAAATTAGAAGTTAAAATTATATAAAAATAAAAATAAGAAGATAATTTAATCTACGAATCGATCATCCGACTTTTTATGATTTGCATCTTCATGTTTGTCTTCAAACCATCCGATACGCAGTTCTTCACCTTTACATTTATCAAAATTAGGTATATATGGTTTGATATCTAAAAGGGGAGTACCATCAACAACATCCACGTTGGATATGTATACTGTGGATCCTTCTATTTTGTCAAGGCACACTACTGACATTCCTATTGCATTTGGACGTTTTGGGGCCCTAGTTGCAAATATTCCTCTTTTTACAGTATCTAAGAATGGTTTTACCTGTAGTGAATATCCTTTTGAAAGGTGAAGATGGTAGATTAAAACTATGTGTGAGAATCCTTCAAGATCCTTAAGTCCTTCTTCATATTTTTCGTCTAGATGTATCTCTCCTTCAACGCCTTTTGCACCTACTGGCTGTATAGGCATACCTTCTAGATTTTTGAATGGAGAGTGTATGGTTCCAATTGGTTCGTATGTAACTTTGTCGATAAGCATTTGATTACACCTTATATAAGAATCAGCAGTAAAATAAATAAAGCTTTTGGAAGATCTAAAATTCTTCCATATCAGATAGGTTCATCATGGTTTCCACAGCTTTTACATTAACTGGTATGCATTCTTCGCTTAATGCTGCAATCGGGTTTAGGCCACCGGGAGCTGCTATACCTACGTGATACCTTTCTACTTTTGCATTATAAAGAAGTTCGCTTGGGTTTCCTATTTTAAGGACTGAAAATCCTGCTTCCTGAACTTTATCTAAAATGTCTATGGCATTTGACCTCGCCATGTATGGAATTTCTCTTAAACTTGCAAGTATCCTTCCAGTTCCTTCCAATGAATCTAAAACTGATGTCATTCCCTTTGAAATGTAAACTTCATGGGGATCAAGGGATGATCCGCTGTAGGATGTGAGTTCTGTAAACCTCGGACCTTTTTCTTCTATTTCAAGAATTCCGCTGTATTTTGGAGTTACAAGTATGTCGTTTTTAACCAGTATGCCGTCAATGGTAAAGCTGCATACTGTGGCAATTCCAGTTCTGTCGCCGTCTGCATGGGGAATTATTTTATAAAATTTACTTGTACAGTACTCTGGCTTAGTCTGGAATACACGGTTTATTATTTCAAGTGCATCGTCAAGGTCATCGTTATTTACGTAGGATACATTTACGATTACGTCGCCCTTTTGTGTTTCGATGTCAAAGTCCACGTTGTATATGAGGTTCCATGCCTTTGAAAGTAAAAATTTAACTTTTTCTCCAGTTTCAGAGGTGCTGGTTTTTAATGCAGGTTTTGAAGGAACTAATTTTTCCATATCTCCAAATTCCATTATGTTTTCGGCTAATTTGATGTTAACAGAACAGCCTGCTTCTTTTGCAGCACAAAGTGGAGCTATTCCTCCAGTTATGGCAATACCGACCATGTCATCTTCTACGGGAACTCCGAGAACAGGTTCTCCGTTTTTACCTATTTTTAAAAGTCCAGATATTCCTATTTTCTGGAATTGTTTAAAAAGGTTAACGGCATTATCTCTTGCAACTGCAGGGATTATCCTGAAATTTGCAGGAAGTAATCCAGTCCCTTCTCTGGCTATATCCAATACTGATGTTATTTCTTTTGCAGTAAATGCTTCAATAGGAGTCATGGATGTTTCTTTATAAGATATTAATTCGGTAAAACGTTTAGGAACATACTTTTCTACTTTTACAAGGCCTCCATATTGTGGAATTACGGGAATTCCTGCATTTAAGAGCATTCCATCTATGGTGGTACCACAAATGGTATTTAACATAATTTCGTCATTATCCGAAGTTTTTTCTTCACTGGATCCGTTATCGTTGAATTTAATATAGGGACTTACTGCAATTCCCTTACTGAATACTTCTTTAATTATGTCGACCACTTTCTGGTCGTATATAAAACTGGATGTATTTACGATTACTGCTCCTTTACCTTCTTGTGGGTCTAAAGAAGTTTTGTATATCATTCCTTCAAATTTAGAGAAGGCAAAATCTACTTGATCATAAATAAGACCTTTTTCAAGTTCTTTTAATCCTTTTTCAGTTATTTCTCTACCGGCATATCCTATACGTTCTGTAAACCCTTTTTCATCTAGAATACGCATATGATATCGTACCGCTCGCTCTCCCAAGTTATAACCTTTTCGTTTCAGTTCTTCTGCAATTGTTTTTGCACCAAGAACTTTATTTTGATCTGCAAGGATCCTCAGGATTTCTATCATTTTACGATCAGTTTCATCAGGCATTTCTTCACCAAATTTGAGTTATATAAAATTGTAACTGTAAAATTAAACCTAAACGCTTTTTATTTAGGTGCTGAAATTCTATTGATTTTTGACTAATTTAAACTTTTCAAAAAAAATTAAAAATGAGAAAGGGGGAATTAGATAGTTAAATACTTGTCTAATTCGTAATCGAATACTTGTATCCTGTAATCGTCCCATTCTGCCTTTTTAATATCTCTGAATTGAGTGTATATGTGGTCGCCTAATGTGGATCTCACAACATCGTCTTTTTCAAGTGCATGGTATGCTTCCCATAGGCTGGAAGGTAAAACATCTATTCCGAGAGTTTTGAGTTCTTCTATGCTTTTTCCGAATACATCAATTTCAGTTGGTTCTCCAGGGTCGACTTTGTTTTTCATACCGTCTAAACCTGCTTCTAACATTGCAGCAAATGCAAGGTATGGGTTACAGGATGGGTCAGGCATTCTCAGTTCAACACGGGTACCTTTTCCACGGGATGCAGGAATTCTTACCAGTGTAGACCTGTTTTTGAGACCGTAAGCTACGTATACAGGAGCTTCGTATCCTGGTACTAAACGTTTGTAAGAGTTTATGGTAGGAGCACAAATTGCTGTTAAAGCTGGGGAGTGCTGTAATAAACCTCCCATGAAGTACATTGCTTCCTGTGATAACTGGGTTTCAGTATCTGGGTCGTAGAAAACGTTTTCACCGCCTTTGAATAATGACTGGTGGCAGTGCATTCCACTTCCGTTTTCTCCAAAGAATGGTTTTGGCATGAATGTTACCATGTAGCCCATTGTGTCTACAATAGCTTTTATGGCCTGTTTGAATGTGATTACTGCATCAGCAGTTTTTAATGCGTTATCAAACTTGAAATCTATTTCGTGCTGACCTGGGGCCACTTCATGGTGACTTACTTCTACATCAAAGTTTAAAGCTTCCAGATCCATGACTAGCTGTCTTCTGATGTCAGTTCCCTGGTCTACAGGTTCTACATCGAAGTATGCACCGTTATCGTTAGGGATCAGGTTTCCTTCTTCGTCCTGGTCTAATATAAAGAATTCTGGCTCTGGACCAACGTTATATTCATATCCTGCTTTTTCAGCTTTTTCTAAAGCCCTTTTGAGTATGTACCTTGGGTCTCCTTCGAAAGGTTTTCCTTCTGGCCAGTAGACGTCACAGATAAATCTGCAAACACCTTTTTCTTCTGGTCTCCATGGGAGAGTTGAAAAAGTATCAGGGTCTGGTTTAAGAATTAAATCACTTTCATTAATATCTACAAATCCTTCAACAGAGGAACCATCGAATAAAAGGCCGTCTTTTAATATATCTTCCATTTGATCTGGCTTAACCAGTGGAATTGCCATGTTTTTGGGGGTTCCATGTATATCTACAAACTGCAGCCTTACGAACTTTGTGCCGCATTTTTCAATATTTTCAATAACTTGTCCTATTTTGTCTGACATTGTTTACCTCCATGATAATTAGAGTAATTATACGCCGGAAGAAGATTTCCTTTTACTGGTATATAAATGTTTTGAAAAAAATATTTCAATTATTAAACCATTAAATAACAACATATTTAATTTTATTGGAGTATAACTACTATTAAACTATTCTTTTGTCAAGATAGAATATTTCTAATGAATATTTTCGTATTCAAAGGTTTTTCAATTGTTTAATAAAATGCAAAATATTTGGGTTTATGTGGGAGGATCATGTATCCGGCTTTTTATACCTTTAAAAGGGGGTAAAAAATTTGAAAGAAAATATACCAGAAAAAGGAGCTTCTGTTCAAAAAGATATGGAAACATATGCTATTATTCCTTATATTTCTAGAGGCATAGTTGATTCTGCAATGTTAAGGAAAATAGCAGGCGTGGCGGATAAATATAATATTAAAATAATGAAATTGACCTCTGAAGGAAGGATATCTCTCCATGGGATTAGGGAAGAAGATTTAGACAGCGTATGGGAAGATCTTGGAATGAAACCTGGGGGACACCTTGGTAAATGTGTAAGACCTGCTAAATCTTGTATAGGTGATATCTGCTGTAAAAAAGGGTATCAAAACAGTGTGGGGATGAGTCAGAGGATCAATGAATTTTATTGTGGGGTTCCAACTCCTCGTAAACTTAAAATAGCTGTTTCAGGATGCCCTAATTCATGCGGTGAATCTGCTGTCCGTGATATTGGTTTAATTGGAACTGGTAAGGGTTGGAAGCTACTGGTTGGGGGAAATTGTGGAATTAAACCTCGAATTGCCAAGCTGCTGGCTAAAAATCTTTCAGATGATGAAGTAATTGCATTAATAGGTAAAATAATAGATTATTACAGTGAACAAGGTGTTGAAAAAAGGGTGGGTGCAGTTATAGAAAAAATTGGATTTGAAAAATTCTCCCAAGATGTTTTGGGTTAAAGTTTCCAATTTTAGAATTTAATCACTGAAAATGGTTCCTTATTAAGTAAATCGAACATTAAAATATCTGGAGCTATAATTGGTTCCCCCTCTAATGTAATAAGTTTAAAAGCTTCAAAAGCCTGTAAACATCCAACTATATTTGGAACGGGACCAATAACTGGGGGAACTTCTGCACCAATGTCTTTTATTTTTTTAATTACTTCATCAGTTAATTCTTCACCACATGAAGGTAATTTAAACATTTCTTCATACGTAGGTGTGTCCTTTGTGAAAACAGTAACCTGCCCCATTGTCCCGTGAATTGCGCCGTGAATAAATGGTATTTCTAAATCTTGAACATGCCTGCTAACTATAATTCGTGTAACTAAGTTATCAAGGGCGTCTATAACAATATCGCTGCCTTTAACGATCCTTTCCACATTGTACTCATTTACTTCTTCTTCAATGGCTTCGATATTTGTAAATGGATTTATCGACTTTAAAGTCTCGTAAGTTGTCTCTACTTTGGATTTTCCTACGCTGTAGAAACTGCTCATAAGCTGGCGGTTAATATTTGAAACGTCGAAAGCATCTTTATCGATTATTCTGAGATTTCCAATTCCCATCCTTACAAGCATCTCTGTTGTGGCACCCCCAATCCCACCGCAGCCTATAACTGTAATTTTAGCGTCTCTAAATCTTTCCTGTTCTGATTTAGTTACAACTCCCATTTGTCTGCTTACTATTTCCCAGTAAGCCATTCCCTCATATCTTTTTGGCATAGTAAATCTCCGTGATACTTATTTATATATAAAATTTAACTTATTTGCTCTTTTTTAGTTTTAAACTAACTGTTAAATTTTTATAACATGTGTTATTTTTTAATTATATTATCATGGTAATATAATTTTTTACTGTGTTAATTGAGCATTGATTTACAAAGTTCGGATAGAATATTCGGCGTTATAAAATAAATATTAGTATTCAGCGCTGGAAGACAAAACCACTTATTTTTATATCTGAAGTCTGGTTTCCAACATAGGAATAATAAAGTTTCATGCCATTTGGGAGATTAATTCCAATTACTCCCATGTTATCTTTTACTCCCTGGTAAAATGAGGTCTCATTGCTCATTACCCAGATGATCTTGGTAGTAGACGAGTTTAATTTTATATCTTCGACGCTAGATTTGGATATATTGTAGCTGTGGTCTTTACCATGCCATACAGAAACATTACCCTCGATTCCTGAGTTTTCATGGTCAAATAGATAATAAACATCGTAGCCTGGAAGATAATACATTGCTTTTCTCCAGTTGAAACCTTCGTCTTCCCGGGTAATATCTCTAATAACAATTATGGTACTCTCTGGATCTGAATTTGAGATATTTAGTATATTCTCAATGTGTAACTGGGTATTTTCATCGTTTGCATTAATTTTAGCGTTGTCATAAAGCAAACCTACATCTATACCAAACCAGATCTCCTGATTTGTTTCCATTTTATCGGTAGGTGTTTCCCAGATTTGGTCATTGTGAAGATTATATGGATATACAAAGTAGATGGTATTTGATATAACATAAATTAGTAATATAATGCCTAAAAACTGCTTTATAGATATTTTAGGGAAATTAAAGTGTATATCTGATGGAATACGAATAAAAATATAGCTTAATATGATCATGACTGCAGGCAGGATTGTCAGTAAGTATCCGGGTTTCACTATGTAGATAAACAAGTAAAATAGGAAAGAAGGGATGATCCATAGTAGAAAGAAGATAGTTAAAGGCATTTTAAGATAATATATGACTTTAGATTTTAAATTTTTCCTGTGATAAGTTAAAAAGAGTGCTGTAATTAAAATTCCTATTAGAGTCAGTCCAACTAAAGACCATATGATGCAAACTCCGGTATTTAGGATTTGCTGGCTGATACTAGCACCAAATATTAGGGAAGTATAGCTTGCAGCTTCAGAAGTGTACCTTAAAATATGGATATAACTTTCCAGGCCTCCAGTTAAAATAACTGAGGGTAATAGCCATAATAATAGAGCAATAACAAATGTCAGCAGACCTTTAACAATTTTGGTATAATGAATTCTGGCACTCCATATGCAGAATATCCATAAAGGAAGCATAAATTCAATTATGTCTGTTCTAAAACCTCCAGATAAGCCGAGTACAAATGCAGAAATATATATAAATTTTTCATTACCTTTAAAAAGCTTATATGAGGAATAAGCTATTAAAATACTGAAAAATGCCTCGAAAATATATATGCTTGCAATTTCTCCGTAAAACCATATAAATGGATTGAATATTAGTAATAACGCGCTTATGATACCTGCTTTTCTGGAAAATATATCTTTGGCCATAAAATAGATTAAGATAACACTTAAAATACTGAAAAGTATTGATAAAAATATCATACTAATATTTGGATCATTGAATAGATAGTTAACAGCTTTTCCTAGAGCTACATACAGCAAGTAACCTGGTGGATGGGGCTGCTGCTGCAGAATGTTGTAGTTTTCAAATGCCAGGGAATAATTAACTGAATCCCATTCATAGAGAAATTTGCTTGTAAATGGAAGTCGGGTAACGACTACTAAAAGACTTAGAATCAACGGGATTAAAAAATCTAATCTGAATTTTTGCGCACGTGTAAATAAATTTGGCATTTAAAAACTCCTAAATTATTCCCTGCTGCAAGTATCCAGATAAAACAAATTTAAATGGCTAAAGAAAGTGAACAAACAAGTTATAAGAACACAGTCATAATTAATTCCATTTAAAGACAGTATATGTTATTTTTGAGATTTGTAATAAGCATTTTCCCAAATTGTTACCAATTTTTACCTTATTTTAACCATATTTCACTAAAAGAGTCGTTTTGTAGTTTTTAGTAGAGATTCAAATTTTTCTAACATAAAATGACAAGTAATGGTTAAATAAATGAAAACTGAATTTTTAAAATGATTTTACTGATTTTAAATGGGAAAACAGGTAAATGCTACAATATACTATTAAACTTATTAAAAATAGTCTTTGGGCATGATAATAATGCAATATAGTCGAATAAAAGATATGGCCAAATTAAGCGCGTATAAATCTTTTATGAGCTTTTTAAGAAGAGTTTATATTTTAGATATATGATGGCCGATGTACATTATTTTTAATTTTTATAAAATTGTTGACTTAGGAAAACAAGTTTAGATTTTACTTAATAGAACTAATTTAAACACATTCTATTTTTTGGTACATAATAATACCTCAATTTTGAGAGATTTTAGAACAAATAAAAAAATAATTTGGGCAATCATATCTTTATACAGCTATGCCATATATGATGATTTTTAAACACGTTCATAGGTAGTGGTACGTTCTACTGGTATTCGCCCTATATCTTCTATAATTTCAATCATCCGTTCTCGAGGTAAATAATCTCCGTCTGATGCACCTGCAGCTATAGATATTTTATCTTCCATCATGGTGCCTCCTAAATCATTTGCCCCGCAGTGTAAGGCTATTTGTGACGCCCTAATACCCATTTTTATCCATGAAACTTGAATATTGGGCATGTCTCTACCAAAGAGAATCCTTGCAATTGCATGCACTTTCAGATCCTCCATTCCGCTGGCACCTTCTGATATCTGGCCCAGTTCATTGTTTTGATTTAAGAATGTCATTGGGACGAGTTCTGTAAAGCCCCCTGTTTCACGCTGTATATCTCTGAGTATCATCATGTGGTCAATACGGTCTTCCCATGTTTCTACGCTGCCGTACATGATGGTGGATGTGGTTGGAATGCCTAAATTATGGGCTTCTTTAATTATGTTAACCCATTCATCTGTCGTGACCTTTTTAGGACATATTTGTTCTCTTACAGAATCTACAAGGATTTCTGCAGATGCACCTGTCATGGTGTCCATCCCTGCTTTTTTAAGGGCCTTCAAAGCATCATATGTGCTCATTTCTGATGATTTTGCGGTCTGATAAATTTCTACAGGGGACAATGCGTGAAGACAGATATCATATTCTGACTTGATCGTACTGATAAGATCACAGTAATAGTCCACTGTCATGTGGGGCATAATACCGCCGAATAAGCAGATTTCAGTGGCCTTTATGTCTTTTGCTTCTTTAATACTTTCCAGTACTTCTTCGGTTGTCATTTCATATCCAACATGGTCTCTAAAAGAGCAAAAAGCACATCCAATCATGCAGTGATCTGTAATATCTATGGCTTTGTTGGCAACGAAGGTGACCTCATCACCTACAAGTTCCTGGCGCAACCTGTCAGCAGTATCAAATAACTGGAATGGATTTGAATCTACAAGCTTTAAAGCGTCTTCTTTTGTAATTTCTCCAGCAAGTGAGCGTTCATATATGTCTTCCATCATTAAATCCACCTATTTTCGCATTTTTCCATATCTTATTCCTGAAATTAATCTTTTTTAAACGGGTTTATATCATGTGATCATTGTTTATAAATATTGTTTTGTCAAAAAAATTATGCGCGTGCTTATCTTTATAAAATATATTTATTTTAAATAAGTAAAAAAAGTAGGGTGCATGGTTAAAATTTTAAGATTTAACCATGATTTTATCAGTTTTAAACTTAACCAAGACCTACAGCAGTTTCTTCGTAAGGCTGAATAATTACGAAACCATTGCCCCTAAAGGCCATCTGGAATGTTTCGCCGCTGCTTCTGCCTAGTAATGTACCTAAATTCACATCTGTTTTGTAGTCAATGGATAATCCGTCAGACCATGCTACTGTTGCGTTTGGATCAGTATAAACTGGCCTGTCTGGGGTTACTGCAAGTGTTATGGGGGTATAATGAGTTGTTATGGCTATCATTCCATATCCCTGGAGTCTTATATTGAACATTCCTCCGGACATTGAACCAGCACCAGACATCATTTTAATATCCCAGTCGATGTTTTCTTCAAATGCAAGGATATCGTTTCCATTTACATATAACCTGCTGCCTTCAAGGTTTAGAATGGTTACCCTTTTACCGTCATCGGCGAGGAATACATTTCCATATCCTGATGCTGACATAAGCTTACTGCTTTCACCGCTAACTTTTTTCATTATAAATTTATCAATTCCACCTTCAAGGGAACTCTGCTTTTTAAATTTCACTTCACCAGTGTAGGCTACCATAGATCCCAGTTTTGCCCAAACTTTACCATTAAGATTAACATCAAGCAGGTAATCGTTTTCAAGCTCAAATACTTCATTACCTTCGAATTTTTCAGCAGTTCTGTCTAAAAACGCTTGAACTGAATATTTACTTGCGTAATTAGTATCTTTTTCAACGTTTGTTTCCAATTCTTCTTTCAGAACGGGTTCTGTTTTTCCACCACAATCTGGGCAAAAATTAGCTTCTTCAACTATTACATTGCATTCAGGACAGTATTTTTCGGATGAAACTTCTACATGTGCTTCTTCAGCAACCATGATTTCTTCTACCTTGCTACCGCACTGCGGGCAAAATTTAGCTTCTCCAATATCTTCTCCACAATTTGAACAATTCATATGACCACCTTTCTTTTTCAGTTAGTGCTAACTGGTGATTAATTGATTAAAGTACTATATAAATACGGCACTCAGAAAAATTATAGATTTTTTACTATTTTAATAAATTAAAAATAAATACTTCATTAATTAGATTATATTATTAATTCATTAATGGAATAAATGGCAATATCCACTTCTTTTGATAGAATATTTTCGATAGCTGTATTAAATGATTTAAAGGCCCTGTTGGTATGTTTAAATTTAACATATCTTGGGTTTTCCATTTTTCAAGCATTAACAGAGTATTATTGTCTTCAGTTCTATCATATAAATTATAACTAATACAATCTGGCTCTAAATGAGTAGATCGAATTAGATTTTTTTTGTTTGATATAATTTTTTCACAAAGTTTAGCTGTTTTGGCAGTTACCATAATCATACATTTCATCTCCTTTAAAATATTTCTTTAGATAATGATTGTTATATCCATATTTGGAACAGTTTCCAATGTACTTTTTTAACTAGATTGCCTGTATAAACGCTGTTGAAATTTTATATTTTTGAAAAAAACCCAAACTTTATATACCATAATATATAAGATCTCGATATATCTAAAATTGATATATCAAAAAAAAATATATCCGAAAATGATATAATGGGGGGGGACCATGAAAATAGTTGAAGGTTTAAAAAATTATTTCTCTGACAAGAGAAACAGAATAGTCCATGCCACAGTTGGAATTTCGGCAATGATTGGTATGTTGTTTAATGTCATAGGTCTCTATGATCGCTTAGCTTTATTTGCGGTAGCCATAGGGTTCAATGTACTTAGAATGAGATATTTGCCTTAATTTTAATATTTTAAAATAGTATGAAGCATATCAAATTATTTA
This window of the Methanobacterium veterum genome carries:
- the tsaA gene encoding tRNA (N6-threonylcarbamoyladenosine(37)-N6)-methyltransferase TrmO; the encoded protein is MLIDKVTYEPIGTIHSPFKNLEGMPIQPVGAKGVEGEIHLDEKYEEGLKDLEGFSHIVLIYHLHLSKGYSLQVKPFLDTVKRGIFATRAPKRPNAIGMSVVCLDKIEGSTVYISNVDVVDGTPLLDIKPYIPNFDKCKGEELRIGWFEDKHEDANHKKSDDRFVD
- a CDS encoding DUF128 domain-containing protein, whose translation is MPDETDRKMIEILRILADQNKVLGAKTIAEELKRKGYNLGERAVRYHMRILDEKGFTERIGYAGREITEKGLKELEKGLIYDQVDFAFSKFEGMIYKTSLDPQEGKGAVIVNTSSFIYDQKVVDIIKEVFSKGIAVSPYIKFNDNGSSEEKTSDNDEIMLNTICGTTIDGMLLNAGIPVIPQYGGLVKVEKYVPKRFTELISYKETSMTPIEAFTAKEITSVLDIAREGTGLLPANFRIIPAVARDNAVNLFKQFQKIGISGLLKIGKNGEPVLGVPVEDDMVGIAITGGIAPLCAAKEAGCSVNIKLAENIMEFGDMEKLVPSKPALKTSTSETGEKVKFLLSKAWNLIYNVDFDIETQKGDVIVNVSYVNNDDLDDALEIINRVFQTKPEYCTSKFYKIIPHADGDRTGIATVCSFTIDGILVKNDILVTPKYSGILEIEEKGPRFTELTSYSGSSLDPHEVYISKGMTSVLDSLEGTGRILASLREIPYMARSNAIDILDKVQEAGFSVLKIGNPSELLYNAKVERYHVGIAAPGGLNPIAALSEECIPVNVKAVETMMNLSDMEEF
- the glnA gene encoding type I glutamate--ammonia ligase yields the protein MSDKIGQVIENIEKCGTKFVRLQFVDIHGTPKNMAIPLVKPDQMEDILKDGLLFDGSSVEGFVDINESDLILKPDPDTFSTLPWRPEEKGVCRFICDVYWPEGKPFEGDPRYILKRALEKAEKAGYEYNVGPEPEFFILDQDEEGNLIPNDNGAYFDVEPVDQGTDIRRQLVMDLEALNFDVEVSHHEVAPGQHEIDFKFDNALKTADAVITFKQAIKAIVDTMGYMVTFMPKPFFGENGSGMHCHQSLFKGGENVFYDPDTETQLSQEAMYFMGGLLQHSPALTAICAPTINSYKRLVPGYEAPVYVAYGLKNRSTLVRIPASRGKGTRVELRMPDPSCNPYLAFAAMLEAGLDGMKNKVDPGEPTEIDVFGKSIEELKTLGIDVLPSSLWEAYHALEKDDVVRSTLGDHIYTQFRDIKKAEWDDYRIQVFDYELDKYLTI
- a CDS encoding nitrite/sulfite reductase domain-containing protein, coding for MKENIPEKGASVQKDMETYAIIPYISRGIVDSAMLRKIAGVADKYNIKIMKLTSEGRISLHGIREEDLDSVWEDLGMKPGGHLGKCVRPAKSCIGDICCKKGYQNSVGMSQRINEFYCGVPTPRKLKIAVSGCPNSCGESAVRDIGLIGTGKGWKLLVGGNCGIKPRIAKLLAKNLSDDEVIALIGKIIDYYSEQGVEKRVGAVIEKIGFEKFSQDVLG
- a CDS encoding HesA/MoeB/ThiF family protein, producing the protein MPKRYEGMAYWEIVSRQMGVVTKSEQERFRDAKITVIGCGGIGGATTEMLVRMGIGNLRIIDKDAFDVSNINRQLMSSFYSVGKSKVETTYETLKSINPFTNIEAIEEEVNEYNVERIVKGSDIVIDALDNLVTRIIVSRHVQDLEIPFIHGAIHGTMGQVTVFTKDTPTYEEMFKLPSCGEELTDEVIKKIKDIGAEVPPVIGPVPNIVGCLQAFEAFKLITLEGEPIIAPDILMFDLLNKEPFSVIKF
- a CDS encoding glycosyltransferase family 39 protein, which encodes MPNLFTRAQKFRLDFLIPLILSLLVVVTRLPFTSKFLYEWDSVNYSLAFENYNILQQQPHPPGYLLYVALGKAVNYLFNDPNISMIFLSILFSILSVILIYFMAKDIFSRKAGIISALLLIFNPFIWFYGEIASIYIFEAFFSILIAYSSYKLFKGNEKFIYISAFVLGLSGGFRTDIIEFMLPLWIFCIWSARIHYTKIVKGLLTFVIALLLWLLPSVILTGGLESYIHILRYTSEAASYTSLIFGASISQQILNTGVCIIWSLVGLTLIGILITALFLTYHRKNLKSKVIYYLKMPLTIFFLLWIIPSFLFYLFIYIVKPGYLLTILPAVMIILSYIFIRIPSDIHFNFPKISIKQFLGIILLIYVISNTIYFVYPYNLHNDQIWETPTDKMETNQEIWFGIDVGLLYDNAKINANDENTQLHIENILNISNSDPESTIIVIRDITREDEGFNWRKAMYYLPGYDVYYLFDHENSGIEGNVSVWHGKDHSYNISKSSVEDIKLNSSTTKIIWVMSNETSFYQGVKDNMGVIGINLPNGMKLYYSYVGNQTSDIKISGFVFQR
- the cofH gene encoding 5-amino-6-(D-ribitylamino)uracil--L-tyrosine 4-hydroxyphenyl transferase CofH; this translates as MMEDIYERSLAGEITKEDALKLVDSNPFQLFDTADRLRQELVGDEVTFVANKAIDITDHCMIGCAFCSFRDHVGYEMTTEEVLESIKEAKDIKATEICLFGGIMPHMTVDYYCDLISTIKSEYDICLHALSPVEIYQTAKSSEMSTYDALKALKKAGMDTMTGASAEILVDSVREQICPKKVTTDEWVNIIKEAHNLGIPTTSTIMYGSVETWEDRIDHMMILRDIQRETGGFTELVPMTFLNQNNELGQISEGASGMEDLKVHAIARILFGRDMPNIQVSWIKMGIRASQIALHCGANDLGGTMMEDKISIAAGASDGDYLPRERMIEIIEDIGRIPVERTTTYERV
- a CDS encoding AIM24 family protein, giving the protein MNCSNCGEDIGEAKFCPQCGSKVEEIMVAEEAHVEVSSEKYCPECNVIVEEANFCPDCGGKTEPVLKEELETNVEKDTNYASKYSVQAFLDRTAEKFEGNEVFELENDYLLDVNLNGKVWAKLGSMVAYTGEVKFKKQSSLEGGIDKFIMKKVSGESSKLMSASGYGNVFLADDGKRVTILNLEGSRLYVNGNDILAFEENIDWDIKMMSGAGSMSGGMFNIRLQGYGMIAITTHYTPITLAVTPDRPVYTDPNATVAWSDGLSIDYKTDVNLGTLLGRSSGETFQMAFRGNGFVIIQPYEETAVGLG
- a CDS encoding putative quinol monooxygenase — its product is MIMVTAKTAKLCEKIISNKKNLIRSTHLEPDCISYNLYDRTEDNNTLLMLEKWKTQDMLNLNIPTGPLNHLIQLSKIFYQKKWILPFIPLMN